From the genome of bacterium:
ATCGGTTTTGGCCTGAGCATGTTCGTTCCCGGTTGGGATCTCAAATCTCTGAGCATGTTTTTAATTGGAATCAGCCTCTCCTTAATCTGGACTCTTCGCTCGGCCGCGGGCCGGCGTCGTGGTAGCTGGCTGGCGCTCATAGGTCTGGCTGTCACGGGAATCGCGTTGTTTTGGAGACCCTTCCTTTTTGCTGATTTAACGCTTTACTTCGGAATGGATTTTCTGCTTCTCTGTTTGCTCACATCGCATGTTCTGCAGGTACGGCAAGTTCGGTTAGAAAGGGAAGAAGCGCGTTTGAAATCCACACGACTTGAGATTGAGCTGCTGAAGAAACATATTCAGCCTCACTACCTGATGAATACACTCACGGCATTGTCCGAATGGATCGAACAGGAACCCAAAGAGGCGACAAAGATGATTCAGTCGTTATCGGACGAGTTTCGTGTGCTATCCGAAGTTTCGAACCGTTCCCTGATTCCACTCAAAGATGAGATCCGGCTTTGTTCGAGTCATGCGGAAATCATGAGCAAGAGAAAGGGAAAGGAGTTCGTGCTTTCCGTGAATTCAATCAATCCGGAGCCGGCGATTCCACCTGCGCTGATCCATACGCTGATAGAGAACGCCATCATTCATAACAGACCCGAAGGGCAACGGATTGAATTTCGTTTGGATGTGCAGAAGGAAAATGGTTTTTATCGTTACACATTGAAAGCCCCACTAGGGAGCGCCCGAGATACTTCCGGAGAGGTCAAAGAAGGCACTGGCTTCCGCTATATCAAAAGCAGACTCCAGGAAAGTTACGGTAACAAATGGAAATTTACGGCCGGAAGAGACGGGGAGGTTTGGAAGAATGAGATCTGGATACCGGTGGAGTAACGGAGTAGCGCGGGCATCTTGCCCGTATTATGGGCCGCAGGCGTCTCGCCTGCGAATTATATGAGAATACTTGTTGTAGAAGATGAGCAGATCGTAGCGCGACGTTTGATCAGAATGATTCATCATATTCCTGGAGAGCAAGCGGGAACGATCCGGCATCATGAGGACATTTATGATGGACTTGCATACATCCGGGAACATCCGATTGACCTTTTGTTCCTGGATCTGAATTTGAACGGGTCGGATGGTTTTCGCATTACGGAAGTTGTTTCCGGTTCTTTTCAAACCATCATTGTTTCGGCTCATTCGGATCAAGCCATACGGGCTTTTGAATATGGAGTCGCGGATTTTGTTGCCAAACCTTTCAGCGAAGAACGTCTGCGAAAAGCATTAGCGCGTGTGAATGATCCCGATCCGAGTTTCCGGTTACGGCTTAAGTGCCTTGCCGTGCGGAAAGGCCATGAGCTTCGTTCGATTCCGGTTTGGACGTTATGTACCTGAAAGGAGCCGATGACTATTCGGAAATTCACTGCAAAGATGGATCGGTTCACTTGCACGATAAAACTTTAAGGGAGCTGGAAAAGAGAATGCCTGAAAGTTTTCAGCGTCTTCACCGGTCTTATCTGGTAAACACCAGTTTCCTTGCGGGACAGGAAAACGATTCGGGCAGCCGCTATCACGTGATTCTAACAAATGGCGAAAAGCTGCATTTGAGCCGTAAGAAACTGCAATTGGTTCGAACACTTTTGAGTCATTAGCGTTTCTACTACGTCACATTTCATTCACACGCCCCGCTTGCGACAAATTCCGGACCGTTCAGGGCAGATTTGTTGACTGCTCGCACTGCATCGAGTCATATTCAAACAAAATGAAAAACATTCTGCTTTTTGGGCTTTCCTTTGCGGTTACCCTTTTGGGACCTATACACAGTGTTATCGAGACAACGAAAAGTGATGTAAAAAAAACATTTCTTGTGGTCTACCGGCCCGGTCCCGGATGGTTACAGGACCAACCCTTATCAGCGCAACCGCTCAAAGAGCATGGAAGATACATGCTGAGTTTATTCAAGAAGGGATCGATGAAGTTGGCAGGCGGGTTTGCGGATAATTCCGGCGGAGCAATGCTACTCGAGGTAGTCGATGAATCTGAGGCGCGCGCTATCGTTGCTGAGGATCCTGCAGTTAAAAAGGGAATATTCCT
Proteins encoded in this window:
- a CDS encoding YciI family protein, with amino-acid sequence MKNILLFGLSFAVTLLGPIHSVIETTKSDVKKTFLVVYRPGPGWLQDQPLSAQPLKEHGRYMLSLFKKGSMKLAGGFADNSGGAMLLEVVDESEARAIVAEDPAVKKGIFLYEIHPWKLVAWEKYLHK
- a CDS encoding response regulator, translated to MRILVVEDEQIVARRLIRMIHHIPGEQAGTIRHHEDIYDGLAYIREHPIDLLFLDLNLNGSDGFRITEVVSGSFQTIIVSAHSDQAIRAFEYGVADFVAKPFSEERLRKALARVNDPDPSFRLRLKCLAVRKGHELRSIPVWTLCT
- a CDS encoding LytTR family transcriptional regulator, whose amino-acid sequence is MYLKGADDYSEIHCKDGSVHLHDKTLRELEKRMPESFQRLHRSYLVNTSFLAGQENDSGSRYHVILTNGEKLHLSRKKLQLVRTLLSH
- a CDS encoding histidine kinase, with the translated sequence IGFGLSMFVPGWDLKSLSMFLIGISLSLIWTLRSAAGRRRGSWLALIGLAVTGIALFWRPFLFADLTLYFGMDFLLLCLLTSHVLQVRQVRLEREEARLKSTRLEIELLKKHIQPHYLMNTLTALSEWIEQEPKEATKMIQSLSDEFRVLSEVSNRSLIPLKDEIRLCSSHAEIMSKRKGKEFVLSVNSINPEPAIPPALIHTLIENAIIHNRPEGQRIEFRLDVQKENGFYRYTLKAPLGSARDTSGEVKEGTGFRYIKSRLQESYGNKWKFTAGRDGEVWKNEIWIPVE